In a single window of the Terriglobia bacterium genome:
- a CDS encoding nuclear transport factor 2 family protein: protein MKKSLALFALTMAALLALPILAAAQEPVMGSNDPESLFTSKDPKLNTNKQAAMHIMRDLLEAGHWDEAPKWLTERYIQHNPGFASGRQTVMAAFGARGTPRPIPDKNSWRTKVVSVVAEGDYVTVAVVRQLPDPRNPGQMYTTTWFDMWRFVDGKADEHWDYGTINPPNPNRGGQR from the coding sequence ATGAAAAAGTCTCTCGCTCTTTTCGCGCTTACGATGGCCGCATTGCTGGCACTGCCCATTCTGGCAGCCGCTCAGGAACCGGTGATGGGATCCAATGACCCGGAGTCGCTTTTTACCAGCAAGGATCCGAAACTCAATACGAACAAGCAGGCCGCAATGCACATCATGCGCGATCTTCTCGAAGCGGGCCACTGGGACGAGGCGCCCAAATGGCTCACCGAAAGATATATCCAGCACAACCCCGGCTTCGCCTCCGGCCGGCAGACCGTGATGGCTGCGTTCGGCGCCCGCGGCACGCCACGGCCGATTCCGGATAAAAACAGCTGGAGGACAAAGGTCGTTTCGGTGGTTGCCGAAGGCGATTACGTCACGGTGGCCGTTGTCCGCCAGCTTCCCGATCCGCGAAACCCCGGCCAGATGTACACGACGACATGGTTCGACATGTGGCGCTTCGTCGACGGCAAAGCCGACGAACATTGGGACTATGGCACGATCAACCCGCCGAATCCGAACCGAGGCGGCCAGCGATAG
- a CDS encoding TIGR03435 family protein produces MYRLRGIVLVALILAVPALLPAQGPGKLAFEVATIKAAAPLNPATIAAGQMPHLGMNVQGTRVDIGFMSISDLIVAAYKTKANQITGPDWLKTERFDILAKMPDGTTKDDVPVMLQALLADRFGLKIHKDMREDSVYALVVAKGGPKLKESAPDPEVAPDKAANNNPQGAPQIKVDRAGGGATVTTPRGAVKMSMTPDGHMRLEMNKMSMADFAQQLTPLVDHPVFDMTELKGNFQVALDLSMDTMLAVVRAQGMNLPIPAGGRGALPGAAGAAEASEPSGASSIFSSVQQLGLRLEARKMPLEYIMVDHLEKTPTEN; encoded by the coding sequence ATGTACCGCTTGAGAGGAATCGTTTTAGTCGCGCTCATCCTGGCAGTGCCGGCTTTGCTGCCGGCCCAGGGGCCCGGCAAGCTGGCGTTCGAGGTCGCCACCATCAAGGCGGCGGCACCTCTGAATCCCGCCACGATCGCCGCAGGACAAATGCCTCACCTGGGAATGAATGTCCAGGGGACGCGCGTGGACATCGGCTTCATGTCGATTTCGGACTTGATTGTCGCGGCCTATAAAACGAAGGCCAATCAGATTACGGGACCGGATTGGCTGAAGACCGAGCGGTTCGACATCCTTGCCAAAATGCCGGACGGCACGACGAAAGACGATGTCCCGGTGATGCTTCAGGCGCTGCTTGCCGACCGCTTCGGACTGAAGATCCACAAAGACATGCGCGAAGACTCCGTCTACGCCTTGGTTGTCGCCAAGGGTGGGCCGAAACTCAAGGAGTCTGCACCCGATCCGGAAGTGGCACCGGATAAGGCGGCGAATAATAACCCGCAGGGCGCCCCCCAGATCAAGGTTGATCGCGCCGGTGGGGGCGCGACGGTAACCACTCCGCGCGGAGCAGTGAAAATGTCGATGACTCCGGACGGTCACATGCGGCTTGAGATGAACAAAATGTCGATGGCCGACTTTGCGCAACAGTTGACTCCGCTTGTCGACCATCCCGTCTTCGATATGACCGAATTGAAGGGGAATTTCCAGGTCGCGCTAGATCTGAGCATGGACACGATGCTCGCTGTCGTCCGGGCTCAGGGCATGAACCTCCCCATTCCCGCCGGCGGCCGCGGCGCGCTCCCCGGTGCGGCCGGAGCGGCCGAGGCATCCGAGCCTTCGGGAGCCAGCTCGATCTTTAGTTCGGTTCAGCAGCTTGGACTGCGGCTCGAGGCTCGCAAAATGCCGCTCGAGTACATCATGGTCGATCACCTTGAAAAGACGCCGACGGAGAATTAG
- a CDS encoding antitoxin MazE family protein — translation MKNTLVDRVKKRRDALRAAGLRPVQIWIPDTRRRGFARECRRQSLSLRGDPQESRILRWLNKVADAEGWK, via the coding sequence GTGAAAAACACGTTAGTCGATCGGGTGAAGAAGCGCCGGGATGCCCTGCGTGCCGCCGGTTTGCGCCCCGTGCAGATATGGATTCCGGACACCAGACGGCGCGGGTTTGCGCGCGAATGCCGCCGTCAGTCACTGAGCCTTCGCGGTGACCCGCAGGAGAGCCGTATCCTCAGGTGGCTCAACAAGGTCGCCGATGCGGAGGGCTGGAAGTGA
- a CDS encoding type II toxin-antitoxin system PemK/MazF family toxin, which produces MRRGDVVTVALSGSYGKPRPALVIQSDFFAEHPSLTILPVTSELRDTPLFRITVESTPENGLLKTSQVMVDKAQTVPREKIGKKIGRLDDTTLVSVNRALALFLGFA; this is translated from the coding sequence GTGAGGAGGGGCGATGTAGTGACGGTTGCCCTCTCCGGCTCTTATGGGAAACCCCGCCCGGCTCTTGTCATACAGTCTGATTTTTTTGCTGAACATCCCTCGCTGACAATCCTGCCGGTTACGAGCGAACTTCGAGACACGCCGCTGTTTCGTATTACAGTTGAATCCACGCCCGAGAACGGTCTGCTGAAAACCTCGCAGGTTATGGTGGACAAGGCACAAACGGTGCCTCGTGAAAAAATCGGCAAGAAAATAGGACGGTTGGACGATACGACTCTGGTCTCCGTCAACCGCGCGCTCGCGCTCTTTCTCGGGTTTGCTTAG
- a CDS encoding DUF4159 domain-containing protein, producing MSGLMLSKMSAAVIACVLAGIVSTQAQIGSRDTLGNHPDAEFQLARVKYATRGGGGSHGYYQPWWAIDYPLAEEHFFPALRRTTNVQVADDERQLELTDDRIFQYPFLFLQQPGKGNWRPTAEDAARLREYCMRGGFLLVDDFHGDRDWDIFEAAIKRVFPDRPIVEIPDDDPLMHVFFDLDKSMGIPGDRHIRFGVARMEGPPHWRGIYNDHKQLMVAMNFNSDMGDGWEHADDPDYPVPFTALAYKFGINYVIYAMTH from the coding sequence TTGAGCGGGCTCATGCTCAGCAAAATGTCCGCGGCAGTTATCGCTTGTGTTCTTGCGGGAATCGTCAGCACGCAGGCGCAGATTGGAAGCCGCGACACGCTGGGAAATCATCCGGATGCGGAGTTTCAGCTGGCACGCGTGAAATACGCGACGCGAGGCGGCGGAGGTTCGCACGGATACTATCAGCCGTGGTGGGCCATCGACTATCCATTGGCGGAGGAGCATTTCTTTCCCGCGCTGCGCCGTACGACGAATGTGCAGGTGGCCGACGACGAGCGTCAGCTGGAACTGACCGACGATCGCATCTTCCAGTACCCGTTTCTGTTTCTGCAGCAACCCGGGAAAGGGAACTGGCGGCCGACCGCCGAGGACGCGGCGCGGTTGCGTGAGTACTGCATGCGTGGAGGATTCCTGCTGGTCGATGACTTCCACGGCGATCGCGATTGGGACATTTTCGAGGCTGCGATCAAGCGGGTATTTCCAGACAGGCCGATTGTGGAAATTCCCGATGATGACCCGCTGATGCACGTCTTCTTCGACCTCGACAAGAGCATGGGAATTCCGGGCGACCGCCACATCCGCTTTGGCGTTGCGCGGATGGAAGGTCCTCCGCACTGGCGCGGCATTTACAACGATCACAAGCAGCTGATGGTAGCGATGAATTTCAATTCGGACATGGGCGATGGATGGGAACACGCCGACGATCCGGATTACCCCGTGCCGTTTACGGCACTGGCCTACAAGTTCGGAATCAACTACGTCATCTACGCAATGACGCACTGA
- a CDS encoding DUF952 domain-containing protein yields the protein MKNLYHVTTEIEAREAKIRGDYAPKAFEAEGFIHCAYTHQLAGVLDRFFKGQTNLVMFEIDRSKVPCKVIDENLGGGAELFPHIYGRLPMRAVKRTIPASGTVL from the coding sequence GTGAAGAATCTCTACCATGTCACAACCGAAATCGAAGCCCGGGAAGCGAAGATCCGCGGCGACTACGCGCCGAAGGCATTCGAGGCTGAAGGGTTCATCCACTGCGCATATACGCACCAGCTGGCCGGAGTGCTCGATCGCTTTTTCAAAGGCCAGACCAATCTGGTCATGTTTGAGATTGATCGGTCCAAGGTGCCGTGCAAAGTCATTGATGAAAATCTGGGCGGCGGCGCGGAACTGTTCCCCCACATTTACGGTCGTCTCCCGATGAGGGCGGTCAAGAGAACCATTCCCGCATCCGGCACCGTTTTGTGA